From the genome of Fusarium fujikuroi IMI 58289 draft genome, chromosome FFUJ_chr06:
tGTGAGCAGGCAGATCAACGAGATGCGATCCAAATCCTCGACGTCACTGAATAATGCTAAGCCTCTGTACTGGACGCCTGCTTTTGGAACACATTTCTTTAGATATGAAGGCCGCATGTTAGCGTTTACCAGATCGCTTGAGGGTACAAACTATACGTCTACGCCGCGGCAGCCTGAGAAACTGGCCATATCCTGCCTTGGCCGCGACGCAACGGTCCTGAAACGACTGCTGTACAACGCTCGCATCGACTTTTCTGAGAAGCAGAAAGGAAAGACTGGTATCTTCCGCGCGACCAAGCTCTATAGTGAAGATGAGATGTCTTGGACTCGATGTATGTCCAAAGCAACAAGACCTATGTCTACCATCGCCCTGGATGAACATCTTAAGGAAAAGCTTATCAAAGACCTACGCCGATATCTAGACCGTCAGACCAAACACTGGTATGCAACAAGGGGCATCCCATATCGTCGTGGTTATCTCTTCTCAGGTCCTCCCGGCACCGGAAAAACGAGTCTAACCCTCGCGGCAGCAGGTCTCATGGGTCTTGATATCTACATGGTCAACCTAAACTCCCCAAGAATAAACGAGGATAGTCTTGCATCTTTGTTTCAGAAGCTTCCGTACGCCTGTATGGTCTTACTCGAGGACATTGACGCTACAGGATTGGCGCAGAGACGTGGTGCAGATACGGCAACGATGGGGTATCAAGgacgaaagaagaagaatgcagAGCGCCTCTCACTTTCAGGTCTGTTAAACATAATCGACGGTGCAGCTGCTCAAGAAGGCCGGGTTCTCGTCATGACTTCAAATCACACCGAGAACATTGACCCAGCTCTTATTCGACCTGGCAGAATCGACTTTACGATTAACTTCCAGCTCGCTACATCAGAAGCAGCCGAAGCGCTCTTCACCCAAATGTTCGACGCTCCAGATGTTGATCAAAGTttagagaagaaggccgtAACGTCTCTGCGGGACCAGGCGAAGGAGTTTAGGGATAGGATTCCAAATCTTGCTCTTAGTCCTGCAGCTATTCAAGGATTCTTGCTCACACACCAGGAAGATCCTGATggtgctcttgctgctgttggtgagTGGGTGCGAGATGCTCTGAGGCAGAAAGACTTTGTGGTTGAAGAGGTTCCTGAGTCCGAGAAGGAAGACACAGACTCTGAAGAGGATGGGGATAGTGATGGGGGCTATGACCCTTCGTATAGGAAATGACAATTGGCTGCAACTACAACTGTTGGTTAGTTAAATCTGAAAGTGTAAATTATCATTTAAGAGAAAAATCCTTTATTTCGttcttaaatttatttctGATTTCAATAAgctttaagtataataatgtattatttgcagttgagacttatGGTTGAGacaacttagacattatCGTTTGGCCAAAAACAGAGAAAGCTTACAAAATTGCataagtaatatagttaataataatttattatcaAAGAGAACACATATAAGATGAAGTTTCTCTTATGAATCCCAAGTTCTACCTTAGTAATTATACCATCTGCAATGATACTTAATAGAACCATCTTCCCTTCTTATGGCACTCTTGTCTTTTAGCAAGGAACGAAGCTCGTCTCCAccttcgtcttcttgatTTCCACCCGCTTTGGTTTTATCCTCCTCGCATCTTGTTCTGTAAGCACACCTATCTTGGCCTGGATCGCATTCCTCGCCCAACAATTGGCGGTTCTCTGGACATCTACCATTCGTACAGACGCCCTTCTGGCAGTCATCGTTGCTTTCACAAGGTGAGCCCGGGGTAAGTATGGGTATGCATAATTTAGGAGGGGTATAGTGAAAGGGATTGTTAATGCACTTCGCAGTGGCATTGGCACTCAAGCTGAGGGGCTGGCTGCATGCATCCTGGATACAGTCTGCCCTCAAAGCGTAGAGACATTCTCCGTTCCGCGAGCATTGAAACCCTTTCCCACAGTCGTCCTTTTCTGCAGGATCACAAGGTTTGTGAAGTGTCGGTCCACACAAAGTTCGCCTGATGCCCGATACCTCATATTGAGGATTACAGGTTGAGCCCTTGCGGCACTGTGGATTGCTAGGGTTACATTCTTCACCATCCGGAATGCCTTCACCGGTGCAGATGCCGTCTTTGCAATCTCCTCGAAGGCAGTCTAAGCCAGATACACATTTTCCATTTGGAGCGAGAACCGGGAGACACCTGGTCTTGTGACGGCCGTATGGATCGTTCTTACACTGAACCGTCGTATCAGGTCCAAGTTCTTCAGGCGTTCCACAGTCGTTGGATAGACACTCCCCACGAAATGGGTATAAGcattttttttctttcgcAAAGCACTCATAGTGGCCGTAGCAGTGCTCTTTTCCAGGCTCGCACGAAGCTTTGAGGTCTCCAGAGCTCTTTTGGCATTGGTTTTTGACGCAGGGTACATGGCCTAAGCAGCCTGAGCTCTTCCAGCACTTCCCACCCAGTTCACTGGCTGGACATTTGTCGTTCTGCAAGCTATACGGCCTGAGGCATTCGGCCTCTGCCTGGCTGACCCCTTCGAAATCCCTGCAGTCTTCGCAGCATTCAACAGTGTGCCACCTGTTCCCCTTGCATACCTGCCTCATTAGTGTCTGGCCCTCTTCATAGTGACACCTAGCGTGGCCATTGCCACAGTCAGGCCATGCGGATGAGAACGAAGCGATCTTGATTCAAAATTATTAGCATTCGCTGTATGACTGCTTGGTAGAATTTTCCCGTTGTggagataatatataaaagttatacTCAAACTTACTAGAACGAAAATGACAAATGAGCGCAGAAGGCAGACATGCTTGGGGAGGAATGTCATTGTTTCCCACAGCACTACGCAGTACTTGATATGTTGAAGTGAAAATTGGAGGTGATTTTCTGACTTTAGATGTGTCAGGGCAATGGAAAATATACATAGGAGATAACGTACGTTTATGGCATGGAGAAGCTCGGAATATAGGTGCTGCGTAAGACACGGCACATGGAACACGGCATATGGAACACGGCATATAAGACACGGCTTATAAAACACAGCATATAAAACACAGTGTTGAGTTCTTTCGACTTTTAAGATGCTATATTTTAGACTTacccttttaatattataaggcgGCCAAGTAATAT
Proteins encoded in this window:
- a CDS encoding related to BCS1 protein precursor produces the protein MEDQQDSVMSQGLFIGLLEMIFPGMTYLPYFAAFAFLIKYALESWSESITARFISTVEIHAQDETYNYLMNWVSRNNISQDNYRLQASAALNNSSFTWSEEQDDKLDVDDNEDDDPVSRQINEMRSKSSTSLNNAKPLYWTPAFGTHFFRYEGRMLAFTRSLEGTNYTSTPRQPEKLAISCLGRDATVLKRLLYNARIDFSEKQKGKTGIFRATKLYSEDEMSWTRCMSKATRPMSTIALDEHLKEKLIKDLRRYLDRQTKHWYATRGIPYRRGYLFSGPPGTGKTSLTLAAAGLMGLDIYMVNLNSPRINEDSLASLFQKLPYACMVLLEDIDATGLAQRRGADTATMGYQGRKKKNAERLSLSGLLNIIDGAAAQEGRVLVMTSNHTENIDPALIRPGRIDFTINFQLATSEAAEALFTQMFDAPDVDQSLEKKAVTSLRDQAKEFRDRIPNLALSPAAIQGFLLTHQEDPDGALAAVGEWVRDALRQKDFVVEEVPESEKEDTDSEEDGDSDGGYDPSYRK